In one window of Haloprofundus halophilus DNA:
- a CDS encoding aconitate hydratase, with translation MGQTVTEKILADHLVEGELTPGEEIGIEIDQVLTQDTTGTMVWLQFEALELDEVQTELAAQYCDHQTYQFDFKNTDDHRFLRSAAGTFGAHFSRPGNGICHNVHKENFAAPGKTLLGSDSHTPTPGGLGQLAIGAGGLDIAVAMGGGAYYVEMPEVVNVRLEGELPAWSTAKDVILEMLRQLSVKGGVGKVFEYTGPGVETLSVPERTTITNMGTELGATSSIFPTDEKTKDFLRRVGREDEHVDLQPDDDAEYADEIVIDLSDLEPLIAKPSMPDNVVPVREVAGESVDQVIIGSCTNGGYPDILPAAKMLKGREINKKTDLIVAPGSKQASEILARQGWTAEMMAAGVNFSEATCGACIGIGHVPASDSTSLRTFNRNFEGRSGIEDDSVYLCSPEVATAAALKGEIVDPRDLADELGDLEDPGLELPDKYDGSKADLIAPDEAVDDDLIKGPNIGDVPLKDPLQSHLEGEALLKMTDNITTDHIIPATSDILKFRSNVPKLSEFTLSRVDESFAQRALDADGGFLVAGENYGQGSSREHAALCPMYLGIEGVLAQSFARIHKANLFNFGLVPLTIDEETYEKIEQGDDVEIVDDVGDGVRSGQEEFTVRVNDDWEATAQLDASEREREILAAGGKLSWTKQQYEEGGSGATPADD, from the coding sequence ATGGGACAGACGGTAACTGAGAAAATTCTCGCCGACCACCTCGTCGAGGGTGAACTCACGCCCGGCGAGGAGATCGGCATCGAGATCGATCAGGTCCTCACGCAGGACACGACAGGAACGATGGTCTGGCTGCAGTTCGAGGCGCTCGAACTGGACGAAGTCCAGACCGAACTCGCGGCGCAGTACTGCGACCACCAGACGTACCAGTTCGACTTCAAGAACACGGACGACCACCGCTTCCTCCGCTCCGCGGCGGGTACGTTCGGCGCACACTTCTCCCGACCGGGCAACGGCATCTGCCACAACGTCCACAAGGAGAACTTCGCGGCACCCGGTAAGACCCTCCTGGGCTCGGACAGCCACACCCCGACGCCCGGCGGCCTCGGTCAGCTCGCCATCGGCGCGGGCGGCCTCGACATCGCCGTCGCCATGGGCGGCGGCGCGTACTACGTCGAGATGCCGGAAGTCGTCAACGTCCGCCTGGAGGGCGAACTGCCCGCGTGGTCGACGGCGAAAGACGTCATCCTCGAGATGCTCCGTCAGCTCTCGGTGAAAGGCGGCGTCGGCAAGGTGTTCGAGTACACCGGTCCCGGCGTGGAGACGCTCTCCGTACCGGAGCGCACGACCATCACCAACATGGGCACGGAACTCGGCGCGACCTCCTCCATCTTCCCGACCGACGAGAAGACCAAGGACTTCCTCCGCCGCGTCGGCCGCGAGGACGAGCACGTCGACCTCCAGCCCGACGACGACGCCGAGTACGCCGACGAGATCGTCATCGACCTCTCGGACCTCGAACCGCTCATCGCCAAGCCGTCGATGCCCGACAACGTCGTGCCCGTCCGCGAGGTCGCGGGCGAGTCCGTCGACCAGGTCATCATCGGCTCCTGTACGAACGGCGGCTACCCCGACATCCTCCCGGCCGCGAAGATGCTGAAGGGCCGCGAGATCAACAAGAAGACCGACCTCATCGTCGCGCCCGGCTCGAAGCAGGCCTCCGAGATTCTGGCCCGTCAGGGCTGGACCGCCGAGATGATGGCCGCGGGCGTCAACTTCTCCGAGGCGACCTGCGGTGCGTGTATCGGCATCGGTCACGTGCCCGCCTCCGACTCCACGTCGCTGCGCACGTTCAACCGCAACTTCGAGGGCCGCTCCGGCATCGAGGACGACTCCGTCTACCTCTGCTCGCCGGAGGTCGCCACCGCGGCCGCCCTCAAGGGCGAAATCGTCGACCCGCGCGACCTCGCCGACGAACTCGGCGACCTCGAGGACCCGGGCCTCGAACTGCCCGACAAGTACGACGGCTCGAAGGCCGACCTCATCGCGCCCGACGAGGCCGTCGACGACGACCTCATCAAGGGCCCGAACATCGGCGACGTGCCGCTGAAGGACCCGCTGCAGTCGCACCTCGAAGGTGAGGCGCTCCTGAAGATGACCGACAACATCACGACGGACCACATCATCCCGGCGACGTCGGACATCCTCAAATTCCGCTCGAACGTGCCGAAGCTCTCGGAGTTCACGCTCTCGCGCGTCGACGAGTCCTTCGCACAGCGCGCACTCGACGCCGACGGCGGCTTCCTCGTCGCCGGCGAGAACTACGGTCAGGGCTCCTCCCGCGAACACGCGGCGCTCTGCCCGATGTACCTCGGCATCGAGGGCGTTCTCGCACAGTCGTTCGCTCGCATCCACAAGGCGAACCTGTTCAACTTCGGCCTCGTCCCGCTGACCATCGACGAGGAGACCTACGAGAAGATCGAGCAGGGCGACGACGTCGAAATCGTCGACGACGTCGGCGACGGCGTCCGCTCCGGCCAGGAGGAGTTCACGGTCCGCGTGAACGACGACTGGGAAGCGACCGCCCAGCTCGACGCCTCCGAGCGCGAGCGCGAGATTCTCGCCGCCGGCGGCAAGCTCTCGTGGACGAAGCAGCAGTACGAAGAAGGCGGCAGCGGCGCGACGCCCGCCGACGACTGA
- a CDS encoding GNAT family N-acetyltransferase codes for MTTIPADAEGTTVRRAERADLLDVFRIEKTCFKQPWPFAAFEQFLGEPGFLVAVDGVDQSAEPSDDGVRVERDDGGCAERVVGYVVADVMPNYGRDIGHVKDIAVHPDARGRGLGRMLLRQSLVSMALGGANLVKLEVREHNEPAKTLYESEGFEPLRRIPRYYEDGEAALVMVVDADEWQRGGEE; via the coding sequence GTGACTACCATCCCCGCCGACGCCGAAGGAACGACCGTCCGACGCGCCGAGCGGGCGGACCTCCTCGACGTGTTCCGAATCGAGAAGACCTGTTTCAAGCAGCCGTGGCCGTTCGCGGCGTTCGAGCAGTTTCTCGGTGAGCCCGGTTTTCTCGTCGCCGTCGACGGCGTCGACCAGTCAGCGGAACCGAGCGACGACGGCGTTCGTGTCGAGCGCGACGACGGCGGGTGCGCCGAACGCGTCGTCGGCTACGTCGTCGCCGACGTGATGCCGAACTACGGCCGCGACATCGGCCACGTCAAAGACATCGCGGTACACCCCGACGCACGCGGACGAGGGCTCGGTCGGATGCTGTTGCGGCAGTCGCTCGTCTCGATGGCGCTCGGCGGCGCGAACCTGGTGAAACTCGAAGTCAGAGAACACAACGAACCGGCGAAGACGCTGTACGAGAGCGAGGGCTTCGAACCCCTGCGGCGCATCCCGCGGTACTACGAGGACGGCGAGGCGGCGCTGGTGATGGTCGTCGACGCCGACGAGTGGCAGCGCGGCGGCGAGGAGTAG
- a CDS encoding DUF5810 domain-containing protein, with protein MGYACPVCDVPQRDAEHLANHLAFTAMLRHEEHEAWLDEQIPNWSERGPKELAGVVPDHAEETEYDEVFEDTVGSTHTERGHQHGHGHQHDHDSSPGGFFDPGSAAQRGSGSMSAEAQQVLQEAQELTQQMLETDEPESDSAANEESESEVDDAEVGDGDTDEE; from the coding sequence ATGGGATACGCCTGTCCGGTCTGCGACGTGCCGCAGCGCGACGCCGAACATCTCGCCAACCACCTCGCGTTCACGGCGATGCTCCGCCACGAGGAGCACGAGGCGTGGCTCGACGAGCAGATTCCGAACTGGAGCGAGCGCGGCCCCAAAGAACTCGCCGGGGTCGTCCCCGACCACGCCGAGGAGACCGAGTACGACGAGGTGTTCGAGGACACGGTCGGGTCGACGCACACCGAGCGTGGCCACCAGCACGGACACGGCCACCAGCACGACCACGACAGTTCCCCCGGCGGCTTCTTCGACCCGGGTTCGGCCGCGCAGCGCGGGTCGGGGTCGATGAGCGCGGAGGCCCAGCAGGTGCTACAGGAGGCGCAGGAGTTGACCCAGCAGATGCTCGAAACGGACGAACCGGAGTCGGACTCGGCCGCGAACGAAGAGAGCGAGAGCGAGGTCGACGACGCCGAGGTCGGTGACGGCGACACCGACGAGGAGTAA
- a CDS encoding DUF5809 family protein produces the protein MQTDGAFAPDSEDEARELYDSVGPAAQVVVRETAKAMEFDRDEYRDRVTGEVVETARDALFASLLVVHDGTREEFEAWCDEHPDYEVERLGSENVDNVVWHAVPFADRVLAATYQNEPEAAAGTLRRQAFGRVYRELF, from the coding sequence ATGCAGACTGACGGCGCGTTCGCGCCCGACTCCGAGGACGAAGCGCGCGAGCTGTACGACTCGGTCGGCCCCGCCGCACAGGTCGTCGTCCGCGAGACGGCCAAAGCGATGGAGTTCGACCGCGACGAGTACCGCGACCGAGTGACCGGCGAAGTCGTCGAGACGGCACGCGACGCGCTGTTTGCCTCGTTGCTCGTCGTCCACGACGGCACACGCGAGGAGTTCGAGGCGTGGTGCGACGAGCACCCCGACTACGAGGTGGAGCGACTCGGCAGTGAGAACGTCGACAACGTCGTCTGGCACGCGGTTCCCTTCGCGGACCGCGTGCTCGCGGCGACGTACCAGAACGAACCGGAGGCGGCGGCGGGGACGCTCCGGCGGCAGGCGTTCGGCCGGGTGTACCGCGAGTTGTTCTGA
- a CDS encoding NUDIX hydrolase: protein MSDETHDDSDRDDSDRDDSRTNSAANGGRRDALGDPEWPVLDSKAEYETGWFTGGYDRVRQPDGTEKQYYWAELSTAVVVVAVAEGHVLFVEQYRPTVRETQLELPAGIVEQGESFTQAAERELREETGFEASSLSLLQEFWTCTGLLRHRRGIVFAEGLSPGERELDSNEFLTPKAVPIDDAVAVARAQPTNDATIEGLLLAKDDGLL, encoded by the coding sequence ATGAGCGACGAAACACACGACGACAGCGACCGCGACGACAGCGACCGCGACGACAGTAGGACGAACAGCGCAGCCAACGGCGGTCGCCGCGACGCGCTCGGCGACCCCGAGTGGCCCGTCCTCGACTCGAAGGCCGAGTACGAGACGGGGTGGTTCACCGGCGGCTACGACCGGGTCCGGCAACCCGACGGCACCGAGAAACAGTACTACTGGGCGGAACTCTCGACGGCCGTCGTCGTCGTCGCGGTGGCGGAGGGCCACGTCCTCTTCGTCGAGCAGTACCGACCGACCGTCCGCGAGACGCAGTTGGAACTCCCTGCAGGAATCGTCGAGCAAGGCGAGTCGTTCACGCAGGCGGCCGAGCGCGAACTCCGCGAGGAGACCGGCTTCGAGGCGTCGAGTCTCTCGCTGCTGCAGGAGTTCTGGACCTGCACCGGCCTCCTTCGACACCGCCGCGGCATCGTCTTCGCGGAGGGTCTCTCGCCCGGCGAGCGAGAACTCGACTCCAACGAGTTCCTGACGCCGAAGGCGGTACCCATTGACGACGCCGTCGCCGTCGCCCGCGCGCAACCGACGAACGACGCGACTATCGAGGGACTGTTGCTGGCGAAAGACGACGGGCTGTTGTAA
- a CDS encoding rhodanese-like domain-containing protein: MDGEITPEEVEDLLDGENPPRVVDIRSPAAFDREHISGSENIPFAELPNRVEALADADRIVTVCPHGQASQQAARLIKSYEGTKDARVESMKGGLTSWTGDVDSARPTESDEGPQSPF; the protein is encoded by the coding sequence ATGGACGGCGAAATCACGCCCGAAGAAGTCGAGGACCTCCTCGACGGCGAGAACCCGCCGCGAGTCGTCGACATCCGCTCTCCGGCGGCGTTCGACCGCGAGCACATCTCCGGCAGCGAGAACATCCCCTTCGCCGAGTTGCCGAACCGCGTCGAGGCGCTCGCCGACGCGGACCGAATCGTCACCGTCTGCCCGCACGGGCAAGCCAGCCAACAGGCCGCCCGCCTCATCAAATCCTACGAGGGGACGAAAGACGCCCGCGTCGAGAGCATGAAAGGCGGACTCACCTCGTGGACCGGCGATGTCGACTCCGCGCGGCCGACCGAGAGCGACGAGGGACCGCAGTCGCCGTTTTAA